In the genome of uncultured Paludibaculum sp., the window GGGCACCAGGATCGTGCCGTTGTCGGCCACCTTATAGGGGACATTGGCGGCCTTCAACCGCTCGACGAGCGCGCCTGCGTCCTCCGCGCTGACTTCGGTGAACAGCGGGCGCAGATCACGCTCCTTGTTCCAGCGGATGCCGAGCACGATGGCGGCGACGACACCGGCCGTGGCCACCAGAATGACGAGCTTCTGGCGGAGCGTCAGGCCATCGAAGATCTTCTTGAGCTGCTTCATCTTGTCCCTGGCGCGGACGGCGTCACACCTGCATCCGCATCACTTCCTGGTAGGCCGTGACGACCTTGTTGCGTACCTGCAGGAAGAGGTCGAAGGCGATGCCAGCCCGCTGCTGGTCGAGCGCGACCTTGTGCAGGTCCTGTCCTTCCCCATTCAGGAAGCTCTCGATGCTGGCATTCGCCTCGTGCTGGATGGAATTGACGGCTTCCATTGCTCCGGTCATGGCGGATTGAAAGCTGGCGCCGGATCCTCCGGGCTGATTCAGGATCTGGCCGATCTGACGCGGGAGCTGGATGGGTGAAATGGGCGGAATCGTCATCGTCCGGCTACCTCATCAGATCGATGGACTTGGCGACCATGTCTTTCACGGCGGAGATGGCCGCGACGTTGGCCTGGTAGCCGCGCGTGGCGCCCATCAGATCGACCATCTCCTCGGCCGGGCTGACATGCGGGTAGGCAACGTAGCCCTTGGCGTCGGCGTGGGGGTGGCCGGGCTGATAGCGCATGTCAGGCGGGCGCGTATCCTCGAGGACCTGAGAGACGCCCACCCCCATGGACCCGTCAGAGATCTCGGTCTGGAAGACGGCCGAGAACGGCGAGCCTTGCGGTTCCGACTCGAAGACGACGTCTTTGCGGCGGTAGGGGCCGCCTTCCGAGGTGCGCGTGGTTTCGGAGTTGGCGAGGTTCTCGACGATGACTTCGGCGCGTGCGCGTTGAGCGGCCATGCCAGAGGCGCTGACGGAGAGGAGATTGAAGAGACTCATGCGCCCTTCCCTTCCTCGATGGCCTTGCGCACCATGCGGATCTCGCCGCGCATGAGGT includes:
- the fliE gene encoding flagellar hook-basal body complex protein FliE is translated as MTIPPISPIQLPRQIGQILNQPGGSGASFQSAMTGAMEAVNSIQHEANASIESFLNGEGQDLHKVALDQQRAGIAFDLFLQVRNKVVTAYQEVMRMQV
- the flgC gene encoding flagellar basal body rod protein FlgC, with the protein product MSLFNLLSVSASGMAAQRARAEVIVENLANSETTRTSEGGPYRRKDVVFESEPQGSPFSAVFQTEISDGSMGVGVSQVLEDTRPPDMRYQPGHPHADAKGYVAYPHVSPAEEMVDLMGATRGYQANVAAISAVKDMVAKSIDLMR